From a single Pirellulales bacterium genomic region:
- the vsr gene encoding DNA mismatch endonuclease Vsr, with protein MDMLTGAQRSALMGRVRGKDTKPELALRRLLHRMGYRFRLHRRDLPGSPDLVLPRFKLAIFVHGCFWHRHPRCRLATTPATNSAFWLEKFRTNRKRDRRNQRQLAAAGWRVLVVWQCELAQVDKLKERLRGLIEERGQSAPN; from the coding sequence ATGGACATGCTTACCGGCGCTCAACGATCGGCCCTGATGGGTCGAGTTCGTGGCAAAGATACGAAGCCCGAATTGGCCCTCCGCCGGCTTCTGCACCGCATGGGCTACCGATTCCGTCTCCACAGACGGGATTTGCCAGGTAGCCCCGATTTAGTGCTCCCTCGCTTCAAGCTAGCGATATTCGTTCATGGATGCTTCTGGCATAGGCACCCAAGATGCCGCTTGGCGACAACGCCAGCGACTAACTCCGCTTTTTGGCTAGAAAAGTTCCGCACCAACCGCAAGCGGGACAGGCGAAATCAGCGGCAATTGGCAGCCGCCGGGTGGCGGGTGCTGGTCGTTTGGCAGTGCGAATTGGCGCAAGTCGATAAGCTGAAAGAACGATTGCGCGGCCTCATCGAGGAGCGTG